AATTACAACCTGGAAGACAAACGCTGATGCAGACTAAACGCACGACGTGGTAGGAAAATGGTTTCCACCTTTATACACGTAACAGGCAAAAGATACTAACCTCAAAACTGATTCTACAAGAAATAAATAGTAGACTAGGAGGAAAAGCAGAAACATAAGCAGTAATGTATGAAATATATATCCAACCTATTTGTATAATAGACACAAAAACATGTAAGTGAAAGCATAAAAaaatatggacttccctggtggtccggtggctaagactccacgctcccaatgcaggagacttgggttcgatccctggtcagggaactagatcccgcaggcatgccgcaactaaaagttggcatgctgcaactaagaagcccgcatgccacaactaaagatcccacatgccacaactaagacccgacgcagccaaataaataaatatattttttaaaaagcattaaaaaaagtcTAAGATTACACACTAAATTTTAACGGCAACCAGGAATAAAAGTGGGGAGGTGAGTGGGAAAGGAGAATTTTCACCACTTCTTAGCCgatgtatttctgcagtgttcttACGAGAGAACATACTCTACTCGAATaggtgtttaaaatttttaaaaagttattattaaCGTTCAAAGTGCTTTAACGTCAGGATATTCATCACAACCCAACTGGAAAGAACCTCCTCGTGATTTTAAGAGTCTCCTGCGATCTTTCTAATGGCTCACCGCGTCTGTCTAAGCTTACGTTTCAACCCTAACGCGTCAGCAATTTCTGTCTGCGGGAGGTCTGCGACAGGAAGGGATCCCGGTGGGACGGGGGACCAGCCGTCCAGGCCCCACCACCGTGGTTCTGGGTCTCCCACCCCTCCTTGCTCACCGGCTAAAGCTCCCAGCTACAGCCACCTCCCGAGTGCCCTGGAGCCCAGCCGGCGAGGCGAGCTCGCCAGCCTGGCTCCCCTCTCGGGAGGCACCGCGCGGCGCAGGCCCCGCGCTCGCGAACCCCAGCCGCGCGGGCGCCAGGCCCGGGTACTGACCGCGGCCGGGGGCCAGCAGGCTGCTCAGGTGGGGGACGCTCAGCCGCCGCAGCCGGTCCAGCTTCTCCCGCAGCTCGCGCACCTGGCTGTCCGAGCGGCTGACCCTCTGGCGCAGGGCCCTCAGCTCGCCGTTCTTCTTCTCCACCTGCTCCTGCAGGCAGCACACCTGGCTCTTGCTCTGGCGGGAGGAGAAGCAGTAGGAGTGCAGCGAGTCGATGAGCTTGCAGGCCCCCGACGCCGACAGGATGACCTCGTTGATGGACATGGGGCTGGCGTCGCTGTGCTCGCTCTGCACGGCCTCGGCCGCCGGCTTCGGGGTCACGTCGGTCGGAGGCGCCGAGGGGCCCTGCGTGGGCTTCTGCGGCGTGGCTGTGAGCGATGAGCTCGCCGTGGGGGGCGCGCGTGGCGGGCTCTGCGCCGGCCCCTTGTCGGGCCCCGGGCTGCTCCCGCTGCAGCCGGGCTCGGCGTCTCTCTTCGGCCTCTTGCGGTCCACGGGCTCCCGGGGGACGGCTGGCCTCTCGCGGGCGTGCTTGGAGGAGAAACTGTAGGAATGAAGCGAGCCGATGAACTTGCAGGCCCCGGACCCCGGGGGGGTAAAGTCATCCACGGAAATGCCGCTCCTGTCCACCAGGTCCCCGTCCGGGGAGGTGGCGTTCTCGTCGCCGGCATCCACAGCACAAGCGTTGGCTTCTCCCGGGCTGCCGGACGCGGTGGCGGAGGCCGGACCAGCATCTGCGTGTCCTTCCGGAGGCTGTCGGGCCCGCTGCGGACCGGCGGCCTCCCGGGTGGCCCTGGCTGCGGTTCTGCCCTGTGACGCGCCCCGCTTCAGCTTGCGGGACTCGGGCTTGGCCATCAGGCTTTCACTCGAGGATGACGACGACGACCCTGCAGCTGCCTTCCCGTCGGCAATGTCACTTGCATGTGCCCTCAGACCCCCCGAGGCCTTCCTGGCGTCCTTTCTCCGGGGGCGGCCATGGCCTCCGGGcccccttttcttctcagccAGGTGGAAGATGGACGGCACGGCCGTGGGCTTAAGCAGGCGGTGTTGATCCTCCAGTCTCTTGGAGAAGCtatctttggtgaaatgttcACTACAGAGGAAAGAATACTTAGTGGGCGTCCAGTTATCCCTCTGAACAGCCTTCAACCACTGGATCAGACGTTTTGAGTCCTTTAGGGGGAATCTGCAAGACAAatgacaaattagaaaaaaataattaagtgcCTCTCCCTACTACTATCAACTATAAAAGCAGAACAAGTGTATTTGCAAACACCCAAACCTGTGCTGACTTTACCCA
This Balaenoptera musculus isolate JJ_BM4_2016_0621 chromosome 7, mBalMus1.pri.v3, whole genome shotgun sequence DNA region includes the following protein-coding sequences:
- the THAP4 gene encoding peroxynitrite isomerase THAP4 isoform X1, encoding MVICCAAANCSNRQGKGEKRAVSFHRFPLKDSKRLIQWLKAVQRDNWTPTKYSFLCSEHFTKDSFSKRLEDQHRLLKPTAVPSIFHLAEKKRGPGGHGRPRRKDARKASGGLRAHASDIADGKAAAGSSSSSSSESLMAKPESRKLKRGASQGRTAARATREAAGPQRARQPPEGHADAGPASATASGSPGEANACAVDAGDENATSPDGDLVDRSGISVDDFTPPGSGACKFIGSLHSYSFSSKHARERPAVPREPVDRKRPKRDAEPGCSGSSPGPDKGPAQSPPRAPPTASSSLTATPQKPTQGPSAPPTDVTPKPAAEAVQSEHSDASPMSINEVILSASGACKLIDSLHSYCFSSRQSKSQVCCLQEQVEKKNGELRALRQRVSRSDSQVRELREKLDRLRRLSVPHLSSLLAPGREPPRMNPVVEPLSWMLGTWLSDPPGAGTFPTLQPFHYLEEVHISHVGQPMLNFSFNAFHPDTHKPMHRECGFIRLEPDTNKVAFVSAQNTGIVEVEEGEVNGQELCIASHSIARISFAKEPHVEQITRKFRLNSEGKLEQTVSMATTTQPLTQHLHVTYKKVTP
- the THAP4 gene encoding peroxynitrite isomerase THAP4 isoform X2 codes for the protein MAKPESRKLKRGASQGRTAARATREAAGPQRARQPPEGHADAGPASATASGSPGEANACAVDAGDENATSPDGDLVDRSGISVDDFTPPGSGACKFIGSLHSYSFSSKHARERPAVPREPVDRKRPKRDAEPGCSGSSPGPDKGPAQSPPRAPPTASSSLTATPQKPTQGPSAPPTDVTPKPAAEAVQSEHSDASPMSINEVILSASGACKLIDSLHSYCFSSRQSKSQVCCLQEQVEKKNGELRALRQRVSRSDSQVRELREKLDRLRRLSVPHLSSLLAPGREPPRMNPVVEPLSWMLGTWLSDPPGAGTFPTLQPFHYLEEVHISHVGQPMLNFSFNAFHPDTHKPMHRECGFIRLEPDTNKVAFVSAQNTGIVEVEEGEVNGQELCIASHSIARISFAKEPHVEQITRKFRLNSEGKLEQTVSMATTTQPLTQHLHVTYKKVTP